AGTTGGTTATATTAAAAACAAAAGGTTTATAGCAATAAAAAAGCATCTTCCGTATCATTTGAGATTCTTTGATAAATACTCAAACCATCCTGTTTTGCTTGCTCAAAAGGCCAGTGTTAAGCATATTTTCTATGGACCGATTTATCGATTGGATCTTGATTCGTTTAAACCTTCAATATTTAATTTGCCTGTAGCGGTTGCAAATTTCTATGAATTCTTCAAGGTTGACGATAAATTGATTTATCTATCACCTTCTTCACAGCTTTCAATCTATGATTATCAAACCGATAAAAGCAAAACACTACCCTATGCCTTTGGGTCAGGGTTTAGAGAAATCTTAAGGTATCCGGTATTGCCTGGTGAGGAAACTCAAGAAGATAAGGATATAAAAGAGCTCTATAGAGAGCATTCTGTTGTAATCCCTAAGGGCCTTATTGTGTTTAAAAAGAACAGCAATGTCTACATACTGGGTGCTCAAAATTATATGTCAAACCACATAACGGTTGCAAAACAGGCGTATAATGCATATAGCTTAAAATTATTCAAAGTTTTTGACGATAATGCAAAACTCGTATGGAGTTCTGGTGATATTAAAGGCAGGGTTGTTGGTTTTGCTGTCGATGGTGATTATGCGATAACCCTGATAGGTTTACCTGCCGGGTTCTTTGATAGGTTTATCATGGGTATAGAGGAGATCGACAGGCTTGTAGCAGCAAGGATGTTGTATTAGAAGGGAGGAGGAGATGGAGGTTTTAAAAGAGCTTAATGTGGACGGAAAAATTATTAAAGTTATAAAGGGTGATATTACACTTGAAGAGACTGAGGCTATCGTTAATGCGGCAAATTCTCACCTCAAACATGGCGGAGGTGTCGCAGGTGCTATAGTTAGACGCGGAGGTAAAATCATTCAAGAAGAAAGCGATAAAATTGGTTATGTGCCTGTGGGTTCAGCGGCTATAACAACAGCAGGAAACCTGAAGGCTAAATATGTTATCCATGCTGTAGGACCAGTTTGGGGTGAGGGTGATGAGGATGAAAAACTAAAAAATGCCGTTTTATCCGCTTTGAAAATTGCCGAAGAGAAAGGAATAAAAAGCGTATCGCTTCCAGCTATAAGTTCGGGAATTTTTGGGTTTCCGAAGGAGCGTGCGGCAAAAATCATATTCAACACAGCCGTTGATTTTCTGCTTAAGGCAAAGAACCTTAAGGAAATCCATTTTTGCAACATAGACGGCTTAACAGCTTCACTTTTTGAAAAAGAAGCCCAGCTGTGGGAGTCTGAAAGATAGAGACCTTTATTCAATACTCTATAAACGGTATAATTGAAGGGCTGATATACGCACTCATTGCCATAGGTTTTAATGTTATTTATACATCAACCCGTATAGTTAATTTTGCACAGGGTGAGTTTGTTATGCTAGGCGGAATGCTTGAGTATTATTTTCTTCTAAAAGGCATGCCTTTGGGTGTTTCATTGTTGGTTTCTGTATTATGTGTGGCGGTATTGGCTTATGCTGTATATTTTATTTTTATATCCAACAGTAAAAATAAAGACCCGCTTGCGTTTATTATCTTGACAATAGGCGTTTCTATGGTTTTGAGAGGTTTGAGTATGATCATTTTTGGAAAGAACGCCTATCCTGTAAAAAACTTTCTTCCATTTTCATCGATCACTATTGCAGGCTTTGAGTTTTCATCTCAGTATGCCGTAATTCTTGCAGCTGTTATTGTTATTGCGTTTTTCCTTGTGTATTTTTTTATGTTTACATTAAAAGGCAAGGTAATGAACGCTGCCTCTATAAATCCAACGGCAGTTGAGTTGTTTGGTGTTAATGTAGAAAGCTTAAAGGCGTTTTCATTCTTTTTAAGTGGCTTGATCGGTGCTATAGGTGGAGCTTTGGTAGCTCCTGTTAGTTTTGTCAAATACAATTACGGATTGATGTTTGGCCTAAAAGGATTTGCTGCAAGTGTTGTGGGGGGGTTTGGAAATAATATAGGTGCTATAGTTGGCGGGCTTGTTATAGGCCTGTCTGAGTCATTATCTGCTGGCTATATCTCATCGGCATATAAAGATCTTGTAGCATTTGCTGTGATGTTGTTTGTGCTTTTTGTAAAGCCATCGGGCTTATTTGGTTCAAAGGATGTTGAGAGGGTATGAGGCAGTCTATTGCTTTAATAGCTCTATTTGCGGTTCTATTTATTGCTGGTTTTTTCATTTCTAACCCATTTATTTTAAATGTTCTTGGTATATCACTATTAACCTGTATTATTGTTGTTGGGTTAAATATATTATTTGGTTTTGCAGGGCTTGTTTCTTTAGGCCATGCGGGTTTTGTAGCCATAGGCGGTTATGTAGCCGCTATTGTTTCATCCAAGTTTGGTATCCATCCTATTTTTTCAACAATTATTGCTGCTTTAGTTTCTGCTGTTGTAGCTGTTATTGTTGGTATACCCACTCTTAAACTAAAAGGGCACTACCTTGCAATGGCTACACTTGCCATCGGTGAGGCTGTTTATATAGTTGCCAATAATCTTGTTGATATAACAGGAGGCCATCAGGGCTTTGCTGCAATACCTCTATTATCAATAGGTGGATTTTCTTTTGATACTCAAAAAAAATTTTATTTCCTGATTTTAGCGCTATCGGTTTTTTTTGTTTTTGTAGCATACAGTTTTGCATCGTCGCGATTTGGTAGAGCATTGAGGGTTGTTCACCACTCAGAAACTGCTGCAAAATCGTTTGGAATTAATGTGGCTTTATATAGAATGATTGCATTTATTATCAGTGCCGTTTATGCTTCTGTTGCAGGTTCATTTTATGCGTTTTACCTGGGATTTATTTCCCCTTCACTTTTTGATCTTTCA
This portion of the Hippea jasoniae genome encodes:
- a CDS encoding branched-chain amino acid ABC transporter permease translates to MEGLIYALIAIGFNVIYTSTRIVNFAQGEFVMLGGMLEYYFLLKGMPLGVSLLVSVLCVAVLAYAVYFIFISNSKNKDPLAFIILTIGVSMVLRGLSMIIFGKNAYPVKNFLPFSSITIAGFEFSSQYAVILAAVIVIAFFLVYFFMFTLKGKVMNAASINPTAVELFGVNVESLKAFSFFLSGLIGAIGGALVAPVSFVKYNYGLMFGLKGFAASVVGGFGNNIGAIVGGLVIGLSESLSAGYISSAYKDLVAFAVMLFVLFVKPSGLFGSKDVERV
- a CDS encoding macro domain-containing protein is translated as MEVLKELNVDGKIIKVIKGDITLEETEAIVNAANSHLKHGGGVAGAIVRRGGKIIQEESDKIGYVPVGSAAITTAGNLKAKYVIHAVGPVWGEGDEDEKLKNAVLSALKIAEEKGIKSVSLPAISSGIFGFPKERAAKIIFNTAVDFLLKAKNLKEIHFCNIDGLTASLFEKEAQLWESER
- a CDS encoding branched-chain amino acid ABC transporter permease, with translation MRQSIALIALFAVLFIAGFFISNPFILNVLGISLLTCIIVVGLNILFGFAGLVSLGHAGFVAIGGYVAAIVSSKFGIHPIFSTIIAALVSAVVAVIVGIPTLKLKGHYLAMATLAIGEAVYIVANNLVDITGGHQGFAAIPLLSIGGFSFDTQKKFYFLILALSVFFVFVAYSFASSRFGRALRVVHHSETAAKSFGINVALYRMIAFIISAVYASVAGSFYAFYLGFISPSLFDLSTSINYLIMVYVGGMGNIFGSIIAALFLTFLPNIFTSLQEWWVVFDGILLIIMVMFLPKGIGGLIRWKKSLY